A window of Rufibacter sp. LB8 contains these coding sequences:
- a CDS encoding lamin tail domain-containing protein: MLKLYKNPFSASSAGMLGKMKKLVLPFSFLLLAGGTAAGQAADHVVISEVAGGGGNTTAPYNTDYIELYNPTANDIVMTNWSVQYAPNTGETWQVATFTGTIKAHSFFLISGFTGNGAAPLPFAADATSGLSIASLQGKVVLVNNSTAVTGANPTNASIIDKVGWGSAATGSEGFPAPTSNTASAVERKAFDYSTDVSMMPGGEDHTQGNGHDSDSNDNDFVIVAPNPQYSGSPKEQPTVTSIRDVLAKSGSLKSVELAAIYPNPMQANGTVKFGLPKTSSVDILVFTLGGAKVLEKRVGTLPAGYHETELLSGASKKLTAGTYIVRVVAGGSSATGKFVVTE, encoded by the coding sequence ATGCTAAAACTCTACAAAAACCCTTTTTCTGCTTCATCTGCTGGCATGTTGGGCAAGATGAAGAAACTTGTTCTGCCGTTCTCTTTTCTGCTGCTGGCAGGAGGCACCGCGGCAGGGCAGGCCGCTGACCACGTAGTTATCAGTGAAGTGGCTGGCGGCGGCGGCAACACCACCGCGCCGTACAACACAGACTATATTGAGCTGTACAACCCTACCGCGAATGATATTGTCATGACCAACTGGTCTGTGCAGTATGCGCCTAACACCGGCGAGACCTGGCAAGTGGCTACTTTCACCGGCACCATCAAAGCGCACAGCTTTTTCCTGATCTCTGGATTTACTGGCAACGGTGCTGCCCCACTGCCTTTTGCCGCAGACGCTACCTCTGGGCTTAGCATAGCTTCTTTGCAGGGCAAAGTGGTGTTGGTGAACAACAGTACCGCCGTTACGGGCGCTAACCCTACCAACGCTTCTATTATAGACAAAGTAGGCTGGGGCAGCGCGGCCACGGGTTCTGAAGGTTTTCCGGCCCCAACCTCTAACACAGCGTCTGCCGTTGAAAGAAAAGCTTTTGACTATTCTACAGATGTGAGCATGATGCCCGGCGGCGAGGACCACACTCAAGGAAACGGCCATGACAGTGACAGCAATGACAATGATTTTGTGATTGTGGCACCCAACCCACAGTACTCCGGCTCTCCTAAAGAGCAGCCAACAGTTACCTCCATCAGAGACGTTCTGGCTAAGTCAGGTTCCCTGAAGTCGGTGGAGCTGGCGGCTATTTACCCAAACCCTATGCAGGCCAATGGTACGGTTAAGTTTGGTTTGCCCAAAACGTCATCCGTGGATATTCTGGTGTTCACCTTGGGTGGCGCCAAAGTGCTGGAGAAACGCGTAGGCACCCTGCCGGCCGGTTACCATGAAACAGAGCTGCTGTCTGGCGC